A region from the Misgurnus anguillicaudatus chromosome 7, ASM2758022v2, whole genome shotgun sequence genome encodes:
- the LOC141365409 gene encoding uncharacterized protein yields the protein MQPFLHMQTHTQAFPKKMSASTPQSILRTSLRPTPVATPSASPGRSISPTLRHKERRITFIEDADSPEAPKGSVHWNNGIAFNREINTPKRSSPPPKANIEVWSEHSDLEEEDKNLRTHSTLLEEGDNLDVQSESGSSVQEIPAELSKQVLPTLVSRPSLGQEASFVSNQSDSTLEFHDAFLPEDFMETQKKRRAVDSFDHEVTVTLPSSDKDLSLVEIHEREELPSIASPEKELENLPSGSSISNTEESQSLELELPVNVENNLEKEVTNPSFRQPATLSLCVACLFQ from the exons ATGCAACCTTTCttacacatgcaaacacacacacaggcattCCCGAAAAAAATGTCAGCCTCTACCCCACAGTCTATTCTGAGGACTAGCTTACGACCCACTCCTGTGGCCACCCCTTCGGCTTCTCCAGGCCGGTCCATCTCTCCCACACTTCGCCACAAAGAAAGACGCATTACTTTTATAGAGGATGCTGACTCTCCAGAGGCTCCCAAGGGATCTGTCCACTGGAACAACGGG ATTGCCTTTAACAGGGAGATCAATACACCTAAGAGGTCTTCCCCACCTCCCAAAGCAAACATTGAAGTCTGGAGCGAACATTCAGATTTAGAAGAGGAAGACAAAAATCTAAGGACACACTCAACCTTACTGGAAGAAGGAGATAATCTTGATGTACAATCTGAGAGTGGATCCTCTGTACAAGAGATCCCAGCAGAGTTGTCCAAACAAGTGCTACCAACTCTTGTGTCTCGGCCAAGTCTCGGGCAAGAAGCAAGTTTTGTCTCTAATCAGTCTGATTCCACTCTCGAGTTTCATGATGCTTTTTTACCTGAGGATTTTATGGAAACGCAGAAGAAACGTAGAGCAGTTGACAGCTTTGATCATGAGGTGACTGTGACTCTTCCTTCTTCAGATAAAGATTTGTCCCTAGTAGAAATCCATGAAAGGGAGGAGTTGCCCTCTATTGCATCGCCTGAGAAAGAGCTGGAAAACTTGCCTAGTGGATCAAGCATATCCAACACAGAGGAATCTCAGAGTCTTGAACTTGAATTGCCTGTAAATGTTGAGAATAATCTTGAGAAGGAAGTGACTaacccctcgttcagacagccagcgacattatcgctgtgtgtcgcttgtctctttcaatga
- the LOC141365406 gene encoding uncharacterized protein translates to MQPFLHMQTHTQAFPKKMSASTPQSILRTSLRPTPVATPSASPGRSISPTLRHKERRITFIEDADSPEAPKGSVHWNNGIAFNREINTPKRSSPPPKANIEVWSEHSDLEEEDKNLRTHSTLLEEGDNLDVQSESGSSVQEIPAELSKQVLPTLVSRPSLGQEASFVSNQSDSTLEFHDAFLPEDFMETQKKRRAVDSFDHEVTVTLPSSDKDLSLVEIHEREELPSIASPEKELENLPSGSSISNTEESQSLELELPVNVENNLEKEVTNPSFRQPATLSLCVACLFQ, encoded by the exons ATGCAACCTTTCttacacatgcaaacacacacacaggcattCCCGAAAAAAATGTCAGCCTCTACCCCACAGTCTATTCTGAGGACTAGCTTACGACCCACTCCTGTGGCCACCCCTTCGGCTTCTCCAGGCCGGTCCATCTCTCCCACACTTCGCCACAAAGAAAGACGCATTACTTTTATAGAGGATGCTGACTCTCCAGAGGCTCCCAAGGGATCTGTCCACTGGAACAACGGG ATTGCCTTTAACAGGGAGATCAATACACCTAAGAGGTCTTCCCCACCTCCCAAAGCAAACATTGAAGTCTGGAGCGAACATTCAGATTTAGAAGAGGAAGACAAAAATCTAAGGACACACTCAACCTTACTGGAAGAAGGAGATAATCTTGATGTACAATCTGAGAGTGGATCCTCTGTACAAGAGATCCCAGCAGAGTTGTCCAAACAAGTGCTACCAACTCTTGTGTCTCGGCCAAGTCTCGGGCAAGAAGCAAGTTTTGTCTCTAATCAGTCTGATTCCACTCTCGAGTTTCATGATGCTTTTTTACCTGAGGATTTTATGGAAACGCAGAAGAAACGTAGAGCAGTTGACAGCTTTGATCATGAGGTGACTGTGACTCTTCCTTCTTCAGATAAAGATTTGTCCCTAGTAGAAATCCATGAAAGGGAAGAGTTGCCCTCTATTGCATCGCCTGAGAAAGAGCTGGAAAACTTGCCTAGTGGATCAAGCATATCCAACACAGAGGAATCTCAGAGTCTTGAACTTGAATTGCCTGTAAATGTTGAGAATAATCTTGAGAAGGAAGTGACTaacccctcgttcagacagccagcgacattatcgctgtgtgtcgcttgtctctttcaatga